CATTCCTTCAATTCGAAAGATGGGTGTAAGAACTACGTCAAGGGCAATCATCATGGATAAAATAGTTAATTTGTGAACTTGTAGTTGGTGGTTTCTCATTTTCTATTTCTTCTCTTTTTCTAAGGACTGCAAATCACTCGTCCATGTTTGATGTTGGTAAGCCATCTCCCAAAACTTGGCTTCCATATGAATACTAATGTAAAAGGCCTCTAGCATTTTTTGTTTGTCCGCCTCATCACTTTCTTGATAGAGCTGATTGACCAGCGCTTCTTCCTCTTTAATCTGCTGTTCTAACTCATCGGTGATATAGGTCTCAATCCACTGTTGATAAAGAGGATTCGGGGATGGTTTGCGATTAAGTTCCTTGCCCAAATCATGGTATAACCAAGGACATGGAAGCAAACTAGCAAAAGCAATGCCCAAGTTTGGTTCTGCAAACTGTCGATAAATATGAGAAATGTAATGATAACAGGTTGGAGCAATCGGTCGCTCATCCATTTCCTGGGCACTGATTCCTAATTCCTTGAAAAATTGTTGGCGGATAAACAACTCACCATCCACTAGACTCTGGGCATTTTGTTTCAAGAGTCTTTTCATCTTTTCGTTTGGAGTCTTATCAGCCAAGAGGTGATAGGCTTCTGAAAAAGACTTCAGATAATAAGCATCCTGAATTAGGTAATAGCGGAAAATAGAAGGTTCTAACGTTCCTTCTTGTAACTGTAATACAAATGGGTGATGAAAGGAAGCCTGCCAAGCTTCCTTGGATAATTCCATAGCAATATCTGTAAATTCCATAATAACTCCTTTATAGAAATAAACTGGTTTGAAGCAATAAAAAGAAAAGTAGGTAGATCAATTTTGTCCTCTGAGAAATATAAAAAGTCCGATAGCTATTCTCCACCTGTGCATGTTCGTCATATCCGTGCGCAGATAGAGCTCTCAGGTAAAGATGGCGCCATCTAAAAACTGTCATAAGAACCTTGCTGTAAATCAAGGGAGACCAAACATGCAGTTTTTGACCACGCAATAGGCAAGCTTCCTTGAGGGACTTGATTTCTTGCTGAATGAGGGGAAAGGCATTGAATACCACAATCAAGGCATAGGCCCAAGACCGTGATAACCCCTTTTGAGCCAAGTACAAGAAAAGCTCTTTTAAGGAAATACTGGAAACAAAGACAAGGCCGATACAAACTGTCACAAAAGCCCTCGTTCCAAGTATCACTGCCTGCGAAGCAT
Above is a window of Streptococcus oralis subsp. dentisani DNA encoding:
- the tenA gene encoding thiaminase II — its product is MEFTDIAMELSKEAWQASFHHPFVLQLQEGTLEPSIFRYYLIQDAYYLKSFSEAYHLLADKTPNEKMKRLLKQNAQSLVDGELFIRQQFFKELGISAQEMDERPIAPTCYHYISHIYRQFAEPNLGIAFASLLPCPWLYHDLGKELNRKPSPNPLYQQWIETYITDELEQQIKEEEALVNQLYQESDEADKQKMLEAFYISIHMEAKFWEMAYQHQTWTSDLQSLEKEKK
- a CDS encoding energy-coupling factor transporter transmembrane component T, producing the protein MVKVATQTPIISLFLLILSLETSFIPSIALNLSVVAFCILFMLYYRRFKMLAWMLLLAILPSLANYWAVQLHGDASQAVILGTRAFVTVCIGLVFVSSISLKELFLYLAQKGLSRSWAYALIVVFNAFPLIQQEIKSLKEACLLRGQKLHVWSPLIYSKVLMTVFRWRHLYLRALSAHGYDEHAQVENSYRTFYISQRTKLIYLLFFLLLQTSLFL